One Ricinus communis isolate WT05 ecotype wild-type chromosome 2, ASM1957865v1, whole genome shotgun sequence DNA segment encodes these proteins:
- the LOC8274808 gene encoding tRNA pseudouridine synthase A isoform X3, with protein sequence MAACHFWSYFEVRLFLPQMHFVRDDAKIQEDSNKTELEHFSNEDRFGRWARVNFKIDLSYHGGSFDGWQKQPGLNTVQGLVEKSLGKFVDEKKAQQLKEACKPLEGCAVVAGRTDKGVSALRQVCSFYTWRKDVRPHEIEDAINSSAPGKIRVISVSEVSRVFHPNFSAKWRRYLYIFPINDGEDSEQSFDSEDLENLRSYEKYDEQRNGCAELTSEEHVEELITSDKDELEGAKKPRIFSICRVNQLLQQLEGKLLSYKIFARDTKASRNVGPPTECFIYHARATEARLPCPDHGEGRKVMCVELVANRFLRKMVRVLVATSIREAAAGAEDDALLKLMDASCRRASAPPAPPDGLCLFDVGYTEFDAQICIVP encoded by the exons ATGGCCGCTTGTCATTTTTGGAGTTATTTCGAAGTCAG ATTATTTCTTCCGCAGATGCATTTTGTTCGTGATGATGCCAAAATTCAAGAGGATTCTAATAAAACTGAATTAGAGcatttttcaaatgaagataGGTTTGGAAGGTGGGCAAGAGTAAATTTCAAGATAGATCTTTCTTACCATGGTGGATCATTTGATGGGTGGCAAAAACAGCCTGGTTTGAACACTGTTCAAGG CTTAGTGGAAAAGTCACTTGGGAAATTTGTTGATGAGAAGAAAGCTCAGCAGCTAAAAGAAGCATGTAAGCCCCTGGAAGGTTGTGCTGTTGTAGCGGGGCGCACTGATAAAGGTGTCTCAGCTCTTCGACAAGTTTGTTCTTTCT ATACTTGGAGAAAGGATGTGAGACCTCATGAGATTGAAGATGCAATCAACAGTTCAGCACCTGGGAAAATAAGGGTTATATCTGTTTCTGAG GTTTCACGTGTGTTCCATCCTAATTTTTCTGCCAAATGGAGGCGCTATTTGTACATTTTTCCTATTAATGATGGAGAAGATAGTGAGCAAAGCTTTGACAGCGAGGATCTTGAAAATCTGAGATCTTATGAGAAATATGACGAGCAAAGAAATGGTTGCGCTGAGCTTACTAGTGAAGAGCATGTTGAGGAATTAATTACTAGTGATAAGGATGAGCTTGAAGGTGCAAAGAAACCTAGGATTTTCAGTATATGCAGGGTTAACCAGCTTTTGCAACAACTAGAAGGAAAGTTATTGTcctataaaatatttgcaCGGGACACCAAAGCTTCAAGAAATGT AGGTCCACCAACAGAGTGCTTCATTTATCATGCTCGAGCAACAGAAGCCAGATTACCATGTCCT gACCATGGGGAAGGAAGAAAAGTTATGTGTGTTGAGCTGGTTGCTAATCGCTTCCTACGCAAG ATGGTCCGGGTTCTCGTGGCAACATCGATAAGGGAAGCAGCTGCAGGTGCAGAAGATGATGCCTTACTGAAGCTGATGGATGCTTCATGCAGACGCGCCAGCGCTCCCCCAGCGCCTCCGGACGGTCTTTGTCTGTTCGATGTAGGATATACTGAATTTGATGCACAGATATGCATTGTTCCGTGA
- the LOC8274808 gene encoding tRNA pseudouridine synthase A isoform X2 encodes MHKQPGKLKLITAVGDSAYYLLESFQFMYARPWQEVSDFYSNVVNGRLSFLELFRSQMHFVRDDAKIQEDSNKTELEHFSNEDRFGRWARVNFKIDLSYHGGSFDGWQKQPGLNTVQGLVEKSLGKFVDEKKAQQLKEACKPLEGCAVVAGRTDKGVSALRQVCSFYTWRKDVRPHEIEDAINSSAPGKIRVISVSEVSRVFHPNFSAKWRRYLYIFPINDGEDSEQSFDSEDLENLRSYEKYDEQRNGCAELTSEEHVEELITSDKDELEGAKKPRIFSICRVNQLLQQLEGKLLSYKIFARDTKASRNVGPPTECFIYHARATEARLPCPDHGEGRKVMCVELVANRFLRKMVRVLVATSIREAAAGAEDDALLKLMDASCRRASAPPAPPDGLCLFDVGYTEFDAQICIVP; translated from the exons ATGCACAAGCAACCAGGAAAATTGAAGCTAATAACTGCTGTTGGCGACTCTGCTTATTACTTGCT GGAAAGCTTTCAATTCATGTATGCAAGGCCCTGGCAAGAAGTCTCTGATTTCTATTCGAATGTGGTGAATGGCCGCTTGTCATTTTTGGAGTTATTTCGAAGTCAG ATGCATTTTGTTCGTGATGATGCCAAAATTCAAGAGGATTCTAATAAAACTGAATTAGAGcatttttcaaatgaagataGGTTTGGAAGGTGGGCAAGAGTAAATTTCAAGATAGATCTTTCTTACCATGGTGGATCATTTGATGGGTGGCAAAAACAGCCTGGTTTGAACACTGTTCAAGG CTTAGTGGAAAAGTCACTTGGGAAATTTGTTGATGAGAAGAAAGCTCAGCAGCTAAAAGAAGCATGTAAGCCCCTGGAAGGTTGTGCTGTTGTAGCGGGGCGCACTGATAAAGGTGTCTCAGCTCTTCGACAAGTTTGTTCTTTCT ATACTTGGAGAAAGGATGTGAGACCTCATGAGATTGAAGATGCAATCAACAGTTCAGCACCTGGGAAAATAAGGGTTATATCTGTTTCTGAG GTTTCACGTGTGTTCCATCCTAATTTTTCTGCCAAATGGAGGCGCTATTTGTACATTTTTCCTATTAATGATGGAGAAGATAGTGAGCAAAGCTTTGACAGCGAGGATCTTGAAAATCTGAGATCTTATGAGAAATATGACGAGCAAAGAAATGGTTGCGCTGAGCTTACTAGTGAAGAGCATGTTGAGGAATTAATTACTAGTGATAAGGATGAGCTTGAAGGTGCAAAGAAACCTAGGATTTTCAGTATATGCAGGGTTAACCAGCTTTTGCAACAACTAGAAGGAAAGTTATTGTcctataaaatatttgcaCGGGACACCAAAGCTTCAAGAAATGT AGGTCCACCAACAGAGTGCTTCATTTATCATGCTCGAGCAACAGAAGCCAGATTACCATGTCCT gACCATGGGGAAGGAAGAAAAGTTATGTGTGTTGAGCTGGTTGCTAATCGCTTCCTACGCAAG ATGGTCCGGGTTCTCGTGGCAACATCGATAAGGGAAGCAGCTGCAGGTGCAGAAGATGATGCCTTACTGAAGCTGATGGATGCTTCATGCAGACGCGCCAGCGCTCCCCCAGCGCCTCCGGACGGTCTTTGTCTGTTCGATGTAGGATATACTGAATTTGATGCACAGATATGCATTGTTCCGTGA
- the LOC8274808 gene encoding tRNA pseudouridine synthase A isoform X1, with the protein MIKNLQCPAKPLANRYQQMEKLTQTETKTQNKIYFHYNHTDSCKSFRWTARESFQFMYARPWQEVSDFYSNVVNGRLSFLELFRSQMHFVRDDAKIQEDSNKTELEHFSNEDRFGRWARVNFKIDLSYHGGSFDGWQKQPGLNTVQGLVEKSLGKFVDEKKAQQLKEACKPLEGCAVVAGRTDKGVSALRQVCSFYTWRKDVRPHEIEDAINSSAPGKIRVISVSEVSRVFHPNFSAKWRRYLYIFPINDGEDSEQSFDSEDLENLRSYEKYDEQRNGCAELTSEEHVEELITSDKDELEGAKKPRIFSICRVNQLLQQLEGKLLSYKIFARDTKASRNVGPPTECFIYHARATEARLPCPDHGEGRKVMCVELVANRFLRKMVRVLVATSIREAAAGAEDDALLKLMDASCRRASAPPAPPDGLCLFDVGYTEFDAQICIVP; encoded by the exons atgataaaaaatttgcAATGCCCGGCTAAACCACTTGCTAATAGATACCAACAGATGGAGAAACTGACACAGACAGAGACAAAGACACAGAACAAAATCTATTTTCATTACAACCACACTGATTCTTGCAAGTCTTTTAGATGGACAGCCAG GGAAAGCTTTCAATTCATGTATGCAAGGCCCTGGCAAGAAGTCTCTGATTTCTATTCGAATGTGGTGAATGGCCGCTTGTCATTTTTGGAGTTATTTCGAAGTCAG ATGCATTTTGTTCGTGATGATGCCAAAATTCAAGAGGATTCTAATAAAACTGAATTAGAGcatttttcaaatgaagataGGTTTGGAAGGTGGGCAAGAGTAAATTTCAAGATAGATCTTTCTTACCATGGTGGATCATTTGATGGGTGGCAAAAACAGCCTGGTTTGAACACTGTTCAAGG CTTAGTGGAAAAGTCACTTGGGAAATTTGTTGATGAGAAGAAAGCTCAGCAGCTAAAAGAAGCATGTAAGCCCCTGGAAGGTTGTGCTGTTGTAGCGGGGCGCACTGATAAAGGTGTCTCAGCTCTTCGACAAGTTTGTTCTTTCT ATACTTGGAGAAAGGATGTGAGACCTCATGAGATTGAAGATGCAATCAACAGTTCAGCACCTGGGAAAATAAGGGTTATATCTGTTTCTGAG GTTTCACGTGTGTTCCATCCTAATTTTTCTGCCAAATGGAGGCGCTATTTGTACATTTTTCCTATTAATGATGGAGAAGATAGTGAGCAAAGCTTTGACAGCGAGGATCTTGAAAATCTGAGATCTTATGAGAAATATGACGAGCAAAGAAATGGTTGCGCTGAGCTTACTAGTGAAGAGCATGTTGAGGAATTAATTACTAGTGATAAGGATGAGCTTGAAGGTGCAAAGAAACCTAGGATTTTCAGTATATGCAGGGTTAACCAGCTTTTGCAACAACTAGAAGGAAAGTTATTGTcctataaaatatttgcaCGGGACACCAAAGCTTCAAGAAATGT AGGTCCACCAACAGAGTGCTTCATTTATCATGCTCGAGCAACAGAAGCCAGATTACCATGTCCT gACCATGGGGAAGGAAGAAAAGTTATGTGTGTTGAGCTGGTTGCTAATCGCTTCCTACGCAAG ATGGTCCGGGTTCTCGTGGCAACATCGATAAGGGAAGCAGCTGCAGGTGCAGAAGATGATGCCTTACTGAAGCTGATGGATGCTTCATGCAGACGCGCCAGCGCTCCCCCAGCGCCTCCGGACGGTCTTTGTCTGTTCGATGTAGGATATACTGAATTTGATGCACAGATATGCATTGTTCCGTGA